The following are encoded together in the Apis mellifera strain DH4 linkage group LG4, Amel_HAv3.1, whole genome shotgun sequence genome:
- the LOC412235 gene encoding caspase-1, which translates to MCSTKRDIINDSNKYNNDVGDAFGCSRNTVSPLMGPLQIAPTDRYATHYNMNHAKRGLALIFNHEFFTIAHLRSRCGTNEDCKNLINTLKNLGFEVNDFHNYTHRDIVKNLERVANMDHSQHDCLVVAILSHGDLGLLYAHDTSYKPDSIWAHFTADKCPTLSGKPKLFFIQACQGDKLDAGITLKERTETDGQPASTFRIPSHADFLIAYSTIPGYYSWRNTTRGSWFIQALCEHLRENGTRYDLLTLLTFVCQRVAIDFESNTPDNITMHQQKQIPCITSMLTRLVKFTAPKNGIV; encoded by the exons ATGTGCTCTACAAAGAGAGATATTATAAACGAcagtaacaaatataataatgatgttGGAGATGCATTTGGATGTTCTag aaaCACTGTCAGTCCTCTTATGGGCCCTTTACAAATAGCACCTACGGACCGTTATGCTAcacattataatatgaatcatGCAAAACGTGGATTAgctcttatttttaatcatgaattttttactattgCACATCTTAGATCAAGATGTGGAACAAATGAAGATTGTAAAAATCTTatcaatacattaaaaaatcttgGTTTTGAAGTAaatgattttcataattatacacATAGagatatagtaaaaaatttagaaagag ttgcTAATATGGATCATTCTCAACATGATTGCTTAGTTGTAGCTATATTGAGTCATGGAGATTTAGGATTACTTTATGCTCATGATACTTCATATAAACCTGATTCTATTTGGGCTCATTTTACAGCTGATAAATGTCCTACACTTTCTGGAAaaccaaaattattttttatacaagctTGCCAAGGAGATAAATTAGATGCAGGAATAACATTGAAAGAACGTACAGAAACTGATGGTCAACCAGCTTCTACATTTCGTATACCAAGTCATgcagattttttaattgcttatTCTACAATACcag gttATTATTCATGGAGAAATACCACTCGCGGTTCATGGTTCATACAAGCGTTATGCGAACATTTACGAGAAAATGGTACTCGTTATGATTTGTTAACTTTACTCACATTTGTTTGTCAACGAGTTGCTATTGATTTTGAATCAAATACTCCCGATAATATTACAATGCATCAACAAAAACAAATTCCGTGCATTACATCAATGTTAACTCGTCTGGTAAAATTTACAGCTCCGAAAAACGGAATTGTATag